One genomic window of Quercus robur chromosome 6, dhQueRobu3.1, whole genome shotgun sequence includes the following:
- the LOC126688905 gene encoding uncharacterized protein LOC126688905 isoform X2 yields the protein MSLRFFCNSTSFPQQHQVRGNLKSSKNLDKVRNLVKTVGVPSLTSSPLESLRKGNWVKLICGASFEDVVDIRNLSLVYTLAGVNDGIESARDIVGLRRPWVMISINDDEDLHFRKAEFDPEDCPLDCSRPCEIVCPASAISLNEGNSTLEVSDGTNASRVLKGGVITERCYGCGRCFPICPYDNIRAVTYIRDTTATADLIKRNGIDAVEIHTSGRQSAFFEKLWDGLGDSISHLRLIAVSLPNVGDSTISSMNTMYSIMEPNLPCFNLWQLDGRPMSGDIGRGATRESIAFAVRLAAVKDRPPGFLQLAGGTNAHTVDGLTKMGLFQTTSITKNPKDEILTASLPNSLHALIGGIAYGGYARKIVGRVLSSMQSQYGVARIEDYPEHLLEALREALALVGTVKSYDPF from the exons ATGTCTCTGAGATTTTTTTGCAATTCTACAAGCTTCCCTCAACAACATCAAg TGAGAGGAAATCTTAAAAGCAGCAAAAACCTTGACAAGGTTAGAAACCTCGTCAAAACAGTTGGGGTTCCTTCATTAACTTCTTCTCCGCTTGAATCTCTCCGAAAGGGAAACTGGGTCAAGCTCATATGTGGTGCAAGCTTCGAG GATGTTGTCGATATCAGGAATCTCTCACTTGTTTACACTCTTGCTGGAG TAAATGATGGAATTGAATCTGCTAGAGACATAGTGGGCCTTAGAAGGCCTTGGGTAATGATCAGCATCAATGATGACGAAGATCTTCACTTCCGAAAGGCTG AGTTTGATCCAGAGGATTGCCCACTTGACTGTTCAAGGCCTTGTGAGATTGTTTGTCCTGCTAGTGCAATATCACTCAATGAAGGAAACTCTACATTAGAAGTTTCAGATGGTACCAATGCATCTAGAGTTTTAAag GGTGGAGTTATAACTGAACGCTGTTATGGCTGTGGCCGTTGCTTTCCAATTTGCCCCTATGATAACATAA GGGCGGTTACATATATAAGAGATACTACTGCTACGGCTGATCTTATAAAAAGAAATGGTATTGATGCTGTGGAGATACATACAAGTGGAAG GCAGAGTGCTTTCTTTGAAAAACTTTGGGATGGCTTGGGAGATTCAATTTCACATCTGAGACTAATAGCA GTTAGCTTACCTAATGTTGGGGATTCAACCATATCCTCAATGAACACGATGTACTCTATTATGGAACCTAATCTACCTTGCTTCAATTTATGGCAG TTGGATGGCCGCCCCATGAGTGGAGATATTGGACGAGGTGCCACAAGGGAATCAATTGCCTTCGCTGTTCGATTGGCTGCTGTGAAAGACAGGCCTCCTG GTTTTCTTCAATTGGCGGGTGGCACCAATGCTCACACGGTTGATGGATTAACGAAAATGGGACTTTTTCAAACAACATCCATTACTA AGAACCCAAAGGATGAAATACTAACTGCCAGTTTGCCTAACTCATTGCATGCTTTAATTGGTGGCATAGCTTATGGTGGCTATGCAAGGAAG ATTGTCGGAAGGGTCTTGAGTTCTATGCAATCACAGTATGGTGTTGCTCGCATTGAGGATTATCCAGAACATCTCTTGGAGGCACTTAGAGAGGCCCTTGCTTTAGTTGGAACAGTCAAATCCTATGATCCATTTTAA
- the LOC126688905 gene encoding uncharacterized protein LOC126688905 isoform X5, protein MAISSEQDFLVSAKSSEISSQKLCLYLACTLLEQHQDVVDIRNLSLVYTLAGVNDGIESARDIVGLRRPWVMISINDDEDLHFRKAEFDPEDCPLDCSRPCEIVCPASAISLNEGNSTLEVSDGTNASRVLKGGVITERCYGCGRCFPICPYDNIRAVTYIRDTTATADLIKRNGIDAVEIHTSGRQSAFFEKLWDGLGDSISHLRLIAVSLPNVGDSTISSMNTMYSIMEPNLPCFNLWQLDGRPMSGDIGRGATRESIAFAVRLAAVKDRPPGFLQLAGGTNAHTVDGLTKMGLFQTTSITKNPKDEILTASLPNSLHALIGGIAYGGYARKIVGRVLSSMQSQYGVARIEDYPEHLLEALREALALVGTVKSYDPF, encoded by the exons ATGGCCATCTCATCCGAGCAGGACTTTCTCGTTAGTGCTAAATCCTCTGAAATCTCTTCTCAGAAACTTTGCTTGTACTTAGCCTGTACCTTGCTTGAGCAACATCAG GATGTTGTCGATATCAGGAATCTCTCACTTGTTTACACTCTTGCTGGAG TAAATGATGGAATTGAATCTGCTAGAGACATAGTGGGCCTTAGAAGGCCTTGGGTAATGATCAGCATCAATGATGACGAAGATCTTCACTTCCGAAAGGCTG AGTTTGATCCAGAGGATTGCCCACTTGACTGTTCAAGGCCTTGTGAGATTGTTTGTCCTGCTAGTGCAATATCACTCAATGAAGGAAACTCTACATTAGAAGTTTCAGATGGTACCAATGCATCTAGAGTTTTAAag GGTGGAGTTATAACTGAACGCTGTTATGGCTGTGGCCGTTGCTTTCCAATTTGCCCCTATGATAACATAA GGGCGGTTACATATATAAGAGATACTACTGCTACGGCTGATCTTATAAAAAGAAATGGTATTGATGCTGTGGAGATACATACAAGTGGAAG GCAGAGTGCTTTCTTTGAAAAACTTTGGGATGGCTTGGGAGATTCAATTTCACATCTGAGACTAATAGCA GTTAGCTTACCTAATGTTGGGGATTCAACCATATCCTCAATGAACACGATGTACTCTATTATGGAACCTAATCTACCTTGCTTCAATTTATGGCAG TTGGATGGCCGCCCCATGAGTGGAGATATTGGACGAGGTGCCACAAGGGAATCAATTGCCTTCGCTGTTCGATTGGCTGCTGTGAAAGACAGGCCTCCTG GTTTTCTTCAATTGGCGGGTGGCACCAATGCTCACACGGTTGATGGATTAACGAAAATGGGACTTTTTCAAACAACATCCATTACTA AGAACCCAAAGGATGAAATACTAACTGCCAGTTTGCCTAACTCATTGCATGCTTTAATTGGTGGCATAGCTTATGGTGGCTATGCAAGGAAG ATTGTCGGAAGGGTCTTGAGTTCTATGCAATCACAGTATGGTGTTGCTCGCATTGAGGATTATCCAGAACATCTCTTGGAGGCACTTAGAGAGGCCCTTGCTTTAGTTGGAACAGTCAAATCCTATGATCCATTTTAA
- the LOC126689733 gene encoding dirigent protein 11-like has translation MSNPLNLTTTNFFFLIFTITILCVTYTIPRLQLQQPKQTNLVFYVHDYLTGHDMSAITVAGKSGTSSSILHFGTILAVDDPVTEGPSIESKEIGRAQGFYINSQLDGKGLHLVFSVIFTDGDFKGSTLEIQGADIFTMKEREYGIVSGTGYFRFVKGYGVMETEFMDIANLRAILKHNVTVKHY, from the coding sequence ATGTCTAATCCTCTGAACCTCACCACCACCaatttcttcttcctcatcttcacCATAACCATTCTCTGTGTGACCTACACAATCCCAAGGCTCCAACTCCAACAACCCAAGCAAACCAACCTAGTCTTCTACGTGCATGACTACTTAACTGGTCATGACATGTCAGCAATCACTGTGGCTGGGAAAAGTGGGACCTCCTCTAGCATCTTACACTTTGGCACAATCTTGGCCGTTGATGATCCGGTAACTGAGGGCCCCAGCATAGAATCAAAGGAGATAGGTAGGGCCCAAGGCTTTTACATAAACTCTCAGTTGGATGGCAAAGGCTTGCACTTGGTTTTCTCTGTGATTTTCACTGATGGAGATTTCAAAGGGAGTACTTTGGAAATTCAAGGAGCTGATATTTTTACTATGAAGGAGAGGGAGTATGGTATTGTATCAGGGACTGGTTATTTTCGTTTTGTGAAGGGGTATGGTGTTATGGAGACTGAGTTCATGGACATAGCTAATCTTAGAGCTATTCTTAAGCACAATGTAACAGTCAAGCACTATTAA
- the LOC126688905 gene encoding uncharacterized protein LOC126688905 isoform X4, with the protein MAISSEQDFLVSAKSSEISSQKLCLYLACTLLEQHQDVVDIRNLSLVYTLAGVDCIDCAADLAVVSAVNDGIESARDIVGLRRPWVMISINDDEDLHFRKAEFDPEDCPLDCSRPCEIVCPASAISLNEGNSTLEVSDGTNASRVLKGGVITERCYGCGRCFPICPYDNIRAVTYIRDTTATADLIKRNGIDAVEIHTSGRQSAFFEKLWDGLGDSISHLRLIAVSLPNVGDSTISSMNTMYSIMEPNLPCFNLWQLDGRPMSGDIGRGATRESIAFAVRLAAVKDRPPGFLQLAGGTNAHTVDGLTKMGLFQTTSITKNPKDEILTASLPNSLHALIGGIAYGGYARKIVGRVLSSMQSQYGVARIEDYPEHLLEALREALALVGTVKSYDPF; encoded by the exons ATGGCCATCTCATCCGAGCAGGACTTTCTCGTTAGTGCTAAATCCTCTGAAATCTCTTCTCAGAAACTTTGCTTGTACTTAGCCTGTACCTTGCTTGAGCAACATCAG GATGTTGTCGATATCAGGAATCTCTCACTTGTTTACACTCTTGCTGGAG TTGATTGCATTGACTGTGCAGCTGATTTGGCGGTTGTGAGCGCAGTAAATGATGGAATTGAATCTGCTAGAGACATAGTGGGCCTTAGAAGGCCTTGGGTAATGATCAGCATCAATGATGACGAAGATCTTCACTTCCGAAAGGCTG AGTTTGATCCAGAGGATTGCCCACTTGACTGTTCAAGGCCTTGTGAGATTGTTTGTCCTGCTAGTGCAATATCACTCAATGAAGGAAACTCTACATTAGAAGTTTCAGATGGTACCAATGCATCTAGAGTTTTAAag GGTGGAGTTATAACTGAACGCTGTTATGGCTGTGGCCGTTGCTTTCCAATTTGCCCCTATGATAACATAA GGGCGGTTACATATATAAGAGATACTACTGCTACGGCTGATCTTATAAAAAGAAATGGTATTGATGCTGTGGAGATACATACAAGTGGAAG GCAGAGTGCTTTCTTTGAAAAACTTTGGGATGGCTTGGGAGATTCAATTTCACATCTGAGACTAATAGCA GTTAGCTTACCTAATGTTGGGGATTCAACCATATCCTCAATGAACACGATGTACTCTATTATGGAACCTAATCTACCTTGCTTCAATTTATGGCAG TTGGATGGCCGCCCCATGAGTGGAGATATTGGACGAGGTGCCACAAGGGAATCAATTGCCTTCGCTGTTCGATTGGCTGCTGTGAAAGACAGGCCTCCTG GTTTTCTTCAATTGGCGGGTGGCACCAATGCTCACACGGTTGATGGATTAACGAAAATGGGACTTTTTCAAACAACATCCATTACTA AGAACCCAAAGGATGAAATACTAACTGCCAGTTTGCCTAACTCATTGCATGCTTTAATTGGTGGCATAGCTTATGGTGGCTATGCAAGGAAG ATTGTCGGAAGGGTCTTGAGTTCTATGCAATCACAGTATGGTGTTGCTCGCATTGAGGATTATCCAGAACATCTCTTGGAGGCACTTAGAGAGGCCCTTGCTTTAGTTGGAACAGTCAAATCCTATGATCCATTTTAA
- the LOC126688905 gene encoding uncharacterized protein LOC126688905 isoform X3, which translates to MSLRFFCNSTSFPQQHQVRGNLKSSKNLDKVRNLVKTVGVPSLTSSPLESLRKGNWVKLICGASFEDVVDIRNLSLVYTLAGVDCIDCAADLAVVSAVNDGIESARDIVGLRRPWVMISINDDEDLHFRKAEFDPEDCPLDCSRPCEIVCPASAISLNEGNSTLEVSDGTNASRVLKGGVITERCYGCGRCFPICPYDNIRAVTYIRDTTATADLIKRNGIDAVEIHTSGRQSAFFEKLWDGLGDSISHLRLIAVSLPNVGDSTISSMNTMYSIMEPNLPCFNLWQLDGRPMSGDIGRGATRESIAFAVRLAAVKDRPPGFLQLAGGTNAHTVDGLTKMGLFQTTSITTYGGYARKIVGRVLSSMQSQYGVARIEDYPEHLLEALREALALVGTVKSYDPF; encoded by the exons ATGTCTCTGAGATTTTTTTGCAATTCTACAAGCTTCCCTCAACAACATCAAg TGAGAGGAAATCTTAAAAGCAGCAAAAACCTTGACAAGGTTAGAAACCTCGTCAAAACAGTTGGGGTTCCTTCATTAACTTCTTCTCCGCTTGAATCTCTCCGAAAGGGAAACTGGGTCAAGCTCATATGTGGTGCAAGCTTCGAG GATGTTGTCGATATCAGGAATCTCTCACTTGTTTACACTCTTGCTGGAG TTGATTGCATTGACTGTGCAGCTGATTTGGCGGTTGTGAGCGCAGTAAATGATGGAATTGAATCTGCTAGAGACATAGTGGGCCTTAGAAGGCCTTGGGTAATGATCAGCATCAATGATGACGAAGATCTTCACTTCCGAAAGGCTG AGTTTGATCCAGAGGATTGCCCACTTGACTGTTCAAGGCCTTGTGAGATTGTTTGTCCTGCTAGTGCAATATCACTCAATGAAGGAAACTCTACATTAGAAGTTTCAGATGGTACCAATGCATCTAGAGTTTTAAag GGTGGAGTTATAACTGAACGCTGTTATGGCTGTGGCCGTTGCTTTCCAATTTGCCCCTATGATAACATAA GGGCGGTTACATATATAAGAGATACTACTGCTACGGCTGATCTTATAAAAAGAAATGGTATTGATGCTGTGGAGATACATACAAGTGGAAG GCAGAGTGCTTTCTTTGAAAAACTTTGGGATGGCTTGGGAGATTCAATTTCACATCTGAGACTAATAGCA GTTAGCTTACCTAATGTTGGGGATTCAACCATATCCTCAATGAACACGATGTACTCTATTATGGAACCTAATCTACCTTGCTTCAATTTATGGCAG TTGGATGGCCGCCCCATGAGTGGAGATATTGGACGAGGTGCCACAAGGGAATCAATTGCCTTCGCTGTTCGATTGGCTGCTGTGAAAGACAGGCCTCCTG GTTTTCTTCAATTGGCGGGTGGCACCAATGCTCACACGGTTGATGGATTAACGAAAATGGGACTTTTTCAAACAACATCCATTACTA CTTATGGTGGCTATGCAAGGAAG ATTGTCGGAAGGGTCTTGAGTTCTATGCAATCACAGTATGGTGTTGCTCGCATTGAGGATTATCCAGAACATCTCTTGGAGGCACTTAGAGAGGCCCTTGCTTTAGTTGGAACAGTCAAATCCTATGATCCATTTTAA
- the LOC126688905 gene encoding uncharacterized protein LOC126688905 isoform X1 yields the protein MSLRFFCNSTSFPQQHQVRGNLKSSKNLDKVRNLVKTVGVPSLTSSPLESLRKGNWVKLICGASFEDVVDIRNLSLVYTLAGVDCIDCAADLAVVSAVNDGIESARDIVGLRRPWVMISINDDEDLHFRKAEFDPEDCPLDCSRPCEIVCPASAISLNEGNSTLEVSDGTNASRVLKGGVITERCYGCGRCFPICPYDNIRAVTYIRDTTATADLIKRNGIDAVEIHTSGRQSAFFEKLWDGLGDSISHLRLIAVSLPNVGDSTISSMNTMYSIMEPNLPCFNLWQLDGRPMSGDIGRGATRESIAFAVRLAAVKDRPPGFLQLAGGTNAHTVDGLTKMGLFQTTSITKNPKDEILTASLPNSLHALIGGIAYGGYARKIVGRVLSSMQSQYGVARIEDYPEHLLEALREALALVGTVKSYDPF from the exons ATGTCTCTGAGATTTTTTTGCAATTCTACAAGCTTCCCTCAACAACATCAAg TGAGAGGAAATCTTAAAAGCAGCAAAAACCTTGACAAGGTTAGAAACCTCGTCAAAACAGTTGGGGTTCCTTCATTAACTTCTTCTCCGCTTGAATCTCTCCGAAAGGGAAACTGGGTCAAGCTCATATGTGGTGCAAGCTTCGAG GATGTTGTCGATATCAGGAATCTCTCACTTGTTTACACTCTTGCTGGAG TTGATTGCATTGACTGTGCAGCTGATTTGGCGGTTGTGAGCGCAGTAAATGATGGAATTGAATCTGCTAGAGACATAGTGGGCCTTAGAAGGCCTTGGGTAATGATCAGCATCAATGATGACGAAGATCTTCACTTCCGAAAGGCTG AGTTTGATCCAGAGGATTGCCCACTTGACTGTTCAAGGCCTTGTGAGATTGTTTGTCCTGCTAGTGCAATATCACTCAATGAAGGAAACTCTACATTAGAAGTTTCAGATGGTACCAATGCATCTAGAGTTTTAAag GGTGGAGTTATAACTGAACGCTGTTATGGCTGTGGCCGTTGCTTTCCAATTTGCCCCTATGATAACATAA GGGCGGTTACATATATAAGAGATACTACTGCTACGGCTGATCTTATAAAAAGAAATGGTATTGATGCTGTGGAGATACATACAAGTGGAAG GCAGAGTGCTTTCTTTGAAAAACTTTGGGATGGCTTGGGAGATTCAATTTCACATCTGAGACTAATAGCA GTTAGCTTACCTAATGTTGGGGATTCAACCATATCCTCAATGAACACGATGTACTCTATTATGGAACCTAATCTACCTTGCTTCAATTTATGGCAG TTGGATGGCCGCCCCATGAGTGGAGATATTGGACGAGGTGCCACAAGGGAATCAATTGCCTTCGCTGTTCGATTGGCTGCTGTGAAAGACAGGCCTCCTG GTTTTCTTCAATTGGCGGGTGGCACCAATGCTCACACGGTTGATGGATTAACGAAAATGGGACTTTTTCAAACAACATCCATTACTA AGAACCCAAAGGATGAAATACTAACTGCCAGTTTGCCTAACTCATTGCATGCTTTAATTGGTGGCATAGCTTATGGTGGCTATGCAAGGAAG ATTGTCGGAAGGGTCTTGAGTTCTATGCAATCACAGTATGGTGTTGCTCGCATTGAGGATTATCCAGAACATCTCTTGGAGGCACTTAGAGAGGCCCTTGCTTTAGTTGGAACAGTCAAATCCTATGATCCATTTTAA